The nucleotide window GGATCGCCCCGGCGTTGCGGGAGGCGGGGGTGGCGGAGGCCGACGGGTTCGCGCTCAACGTCTCCAACTTCCAGACGACGCGGGTGAGCCGGCGTTACGGGCGGCGGCTGTCGCGGCTGCTGGGCGGCGCCCACTACGTGATCGACACCAGCCGTAACGGCCGTGGCCCGGCCGACGGGCGCGGGGACGGTCCGGCGGCCGGCGAGGAGGGCTGGTGCAATCCGCCGGACCGGGCGCTGGGTGCCGCGCCCACCACCGACACCGGTGATCCGCTGATCGACGCCTATCTGTGGATCAAGGTGCCCGGCGAGTCCGACGGCGCCTGCCGGGGCGGTCCGCCGGCCGGGCAGTGGTGGTCGGAGTACGCGCTGGGGCTGGCCCGTGCGGCCCGGCACGGGGGGCGCCGGGCCGCTTCCGGGGGCGGGGGGTTCAGCTCACGTGCAGCCAGCGGGCCGCCGACGGGGTTCCCCGGGGGTCGGTGACGAAGACCATGTACCAGCCGGGCGGGACCAGAGAGGGGTCGGCGGGCACGGTGACGGTGAGGGTGTCGCCGTGCCGGGCGACGGGCAGCGCGATGGAGCGCTGTTCGACGTCGGTGACGTGGGTGACGGCGCTGGGCCGCATCAGCCGGGCGGTGGCCACCGGGGTGGCGGCGGGCACCCGGAAGGCGGCGGTGGCTCCGCGATGCACCTCGGCCGGGCCGCCGGTGAGCCGCGGGCGGGTGCGGCCGTACAGGTAGGGCGGGGTGTAGACCTCGATGCGCTGTTCGAAGGCGGCGGGTTCGGTGTCGGCCTTGTCGGCGAAGAGCGGGTTGGAGCCGAAGACGGCGATCCGGCCGTCCGGGAGCAGCAGCGCCTCGGCGTGGTAGTCGCGGCCGACGGCGGGCGCGGCGGCCGGGTGGAAGACGCGGCGGGCGGGGTCGTAGAACTGGGCGCGCAGGATGTCGCTGGCCTCCTTGCCCCGGTAGTCGCGCGAGCCGCCGGTGGTGAAGACGTGGTCGTCGGGGGTGAGGACGGCGTTGAGGTAGCGGGTGCCTTCGGCGAGGGCGGGTCCGGGGCGGTAGGCGGGGTGCGCGGCGGTGAGGTCGACGGTGCCGGTGCGGGCGGTGGAGCGGTGGGATTCGCCGACCCCGCCGCCGCCGAGGATCATCACGGTCTGCCGCTGGGCCGGGGGCAGCAGCACGGAGGCGGAGGTCTCGGTCTGGTCGGCGTCGGGCAGCCCGGGGACGGGGGCGAAGGTGTTGGCGCGCGGGTTCCACACCCCGGGGGTACGTCCCTGGTCGGCGGGGCCGTAGCCGGCGTTGGAGCCGGAGTAGAAGAGGTTGCCGCCCTTGGTGAGGAAGAGCGCCGGGTAGGTGGGGAAGTAGCGTTTGGGCCCGGTGTGCCAGGTGCGGGTGCGCGGGTCGAAGATCTCGTTGTCGCCGGGGATGATCTCGCCCATGTCGTCGAGTCCGGAGACGGCGAGCACGCGTCCGTCGGCCAGGGTGACCAGCGTGGGGTACCAGCGGGCCTGGGCCATCGGGTCGACGGGGACGTACCGTTCGGCGGTGGCGTCGAACTCGTACGCCTGCTTGATGCCCTGGAAGTCCTTCTTGTCGAGGCCGAGTTTGGTGGCCAGGCCGTAGTGGTTGCGGGCGTCGGCGCCGGTCAGGCCGGCGATGCGGTACTGGTCGGCGGTGTTGGCGATGCCGGCCTCGCCCTCGCGTACCGCTTCGACGTAGACGCGAGCCTCGCTGGCGGTGACGGTGACCTTGGCGGCGCGTCCGGTGCCGGTGACGTGTTTGACGCCCCGGGGCACCAGGACGGCGAACTGCGAGCGGAACTCCTTGCCGCGGGTGCCGCGGAAGAGCGTGCCCTTGGGCAGCAGCCGGGGGTGGTCGGGGTCCTCGTTCTTGACCACCATGGCGCCGCCGGCCCGGTGGACGTCGCCGGCGAGCCTTTCGTAGCGTGCGGTGCCGCCGGCCACCAGCAGGTTGCCGTCGGGGAGTTGGGCGTGGCCCGCGCAGAACATGTCCTTGGGGGTGGGGATCTCCTTGAAGGTGTTCCTGGCCGGGTCCCACAGCACGCTGCGGAAGGAGCCGGCCTTGAAGTTCTTCTCGTCGTTGCCGGAGCCGGCGATCAGCAGCACCTTGCCGGTGTGGAGCAGGGCGGCGTGGATGGCGTTGACGCGGTGGGCGGCGGGCACGGCGAGCAGGTCCCAGTGGCCGTAACGCGCCATGTACTCGGGGCGGTTGATCTCGTAGTCGTGGTAGGCGTGCTGGGCGTAGCCGTAGACCGCGGGGCCGTTGAGTCCGGCCAGGACGACGCAGGCCGTCGCCCCGAAGGCCAGCTTGCGGATCCGCGGGGTGGGACGGTGTCTCACGGTTGCCTTCCTTGACGGTGGTGCGGGTGCGGGTCAGCCCCGGGTGCGGGCGCGCAGCAGGGTGTACCGCCAGGCCAGCAGCGGGCCGAGGGCGATGAGCAGGGCGAGCACGGCCCAGGTGCACATCGCGGCGTGCCGGTGGCCGAGGAGCGCGGAGCACAGCAGGCAGCCGGCGAAGACCGCGGCCCACCCCAGGTGGGTGGCGAAGGTCCGCAGCCGGTCGGGGCTGGCCTGGCCGCCCTTGGGGGTGACCACGAAGCCGGCCCGGCGGCGCAGTACGGCACCGGCGAGCGAGCGGGCGTAGAGCGGGGCGGCCAGCGCGGACATGGCCATGCCGGCGGCGCCGGAGGATCCCTCGGGTTCGTGCGGGCTGACGTTGTGCCGCCGGTTCCACAGGTACAGGCCGATCTGGAGGGTGGCGGCGTCCCCGTAGAGCATCAGCCAGATCCGCGGGTCGATGTGGAGGCCGGAGGCGCCGAGCACCATGAACAGGGCGCAGGAGAGCGCGCCGAGCGCCCAGTTGACGGCGGACATCGGGTAGTAGGTCACCATCAGCGCGTAGTTGAGGGCGCGTCCCGGGGAGAGCCGGAAGACCGACTTCCAGAACTGTCGGACCAGCGTCTCGTAGGTGCCGCGGCTCCAGCGCAGTTGCTGGTTGAAGAAGTCGGTCCAGCTGGAGGGGCCTTCGCCGACGGCGAGGACGTCGGGGGTGTAGACCGAGCGCCAGCGGTGTCCGGTGCGCGGGTTGCGGGCGGTGTGGATCTCCAGGCCGGTGGCCATGTCCTCGGTGATGGAGTCGTAGAGCCCGCCGACCTGGCGCAGGGCGGCGACGCGTACGCAGTTGTTGGTGCCGACGAACATCGGGGAGCCGTAGGCGTTGCCGGCCCGCTGGATGAGGGCGTGGAAGAGGAACTGCTGGCTCTCGGACGCCTTGGCCACCGTGCTGTGGTAGTTGCCGTAGACCTGGGGGCCGACGACGAAGGCGACGTCGGGGTCGCGGAAGTAGCCGAGCATGCGTTCCAGGAAGTCGGGCAGCGGGACGTGGTCGGTGTCCACGCAGGCCATGAACTGGTAGCCGGCGCCGTGCGCGTCGAGCCAGGAGTTGTAGTTGCCGTGTTTGGTGCGGGCCCGGAAGGGTCCGGCCGGCTGGTTCCAGCGGGGCTCTCCCTTGCGGGTGAAGTGGTGGACGCCGAGTTCGGCGCAGAGCGCCCGGGCCTGTTCGCTGTCGCCCTCGTCCAGCAGCCACACGTCGAGGTGTCCGTCGTGCCGCAGCCGGGTGGCCGCGGTGAGGGTGGCGCGGACCATCTCCAGGGGTTCCTTGCCGGGCACGTAGGTGGTGAGGAAGGCGACCCGGGTGCCGGGTTCGGGGGGCACCGGCAGCGGGTCGCGGGCGACCAGGGTGGCGTGCGCGTTGGAGGCCACGTTGACCACGCGGAAGGTCTCGATGAGCGCGATGGACAGCAGCATCGTGGTGTCGGCGGCCGTCTGCCACCAGGTGACGTGGTGCCGGTGCAACCAGTGGCCGGGCTGGACCAGCCAGATCAGCAGGGTCAGGGAGAGCAGCGGGGCGGCGGTGAGCAGTGCGGTGGTGCGTACCCGGTGGCCGCCCTGGCCGCACAGCGCGCGGTAGCGCACGTGGTAGGTGCCGTCGGCGCCGGGCACCGGTTCGGTCAGCGGGCCGGCGAGGCGGCTGAAGCGCTCGTAGTCGTAGCCGGGGTGGTCGGCGGGGGGCCGGCGGCCGGGTCCGGGGAGGCCGGCCGTGGCGGCGCGGGGCCGGTCCGGCGCGGTGCCGGTTCCCTTGCCGCGGGAGGGGACCGGGACGTACGTGGGTCGGTGGTCGAAGGCTTC belongs to Streptantibioticus cattleyicolor NRRL 8057 = DSM 46488 and includes:
- a CDS encoding glycosyltransferase family 2 protein, whose product is MTISQSSAREAFDHRPTYVPVPSRGKGTGTAPDRPRAATAGLPGPGRRPPADHPGYDYERFSRLAGPLTEPVPGADGTYHVRYRALCGQGGHRVRTTALLTAAPLLSLTLLIWLVQPGHWLHRHHVTWWQTAADTTMLLSIALIETFRVVNVASNAHATLVARDPLPVPPEPGTRVAFLTTYVPGKEPLEMVRATLTAATRLRHDGHLDVWLLDEGDSEQARALCAELGVHHFTRKGEPRWNQPAGPFRARTKHGNYNSWLDAHGAGYQFMACVDTDHVPLPDFLERMLGYFRDPDVAFVVGPQVYGNYHSTVAKASESQQFLFHALIQRAGNAYGSPMFVGTNNCVRVAALRQVGGLYDSITEDMATGLEIHTARNPRTGHRWRSVYTPDVLAVGEGPSSWTDFFNQQLRWSRGTYETLVRQFWKSVFRLSPGRALNYALMVTYYPMSAVNWALGALSCALFMVLGASGLHIDPRIWLMLYGDAATLQIGLYLWNRRHNVSPHEPEGSSGAAGMAMSALAAPLYARSLAGAVLRRRAGFVVTPKGGQASPDRLRTFATHLGWAAVFAGCLLCSALLGHRHAAMCTWAVLALLIALGPLLAWRYTLLRARTRG
- the glxA gene encoding radical copper oxidase GlxA; this encodes MRHRPTPRIRKLAFGATACVVLAGLNGPAVYGYAQHAYHDYEINRPEYMARYGHWDLLAVPAAHRVNAIHAALLHTGKVLLIAGSGNDEKNFKAGSFRSVLWDPARNTFKEIPTPKDMFCAGHAQLPDGNLLVAGGTARYERLAGDVHRAGGAMVVKNEDPDHPRLLPKGTLFRGTRGKEFRSQFAVLVPRGVKHVTGTGRAAKVTVTASEARVYVEAVREGEAGIANTADQYRIAGLTGADARNHYGLATKLGLDKKDFQGIKQAYEFDATAERYVPVDPMAQARWYPTLVTLADGRVLAVSGLDDMGEIIPGDNEIFDPRTRTWHTGPKRYFPTYPALFLTKGGNLFYSGSNAGYGPADQGRTPGVWNPRANTFAPVPGLPDADQTETSASVLLPPAQRQTVMILGGGGVGESHRSTARTGTVDLTAAHPAYRPGPALAEGTRYLNAVLTPDDHVFTTGGSRDYRGKEASDILRAQFYDPARRVFHPAAAPAVGRDYHAEALLLPDGRIAVFGSNPLFADKADTEPAAFEQRIEVYTPPYLYGRTRPRLTGGPAEVHRGATAAFRVPAATPVATARLMRPSAVTHVTDVEQRSIALPVARHGDTLTVTVPADPSLVPPGWYMVFVTDPRGTPSAARWLHVS